The genomic DNA TGGACGTTTTAAAAGAAGAAGTTGGGGAGGTAGGCGAAGCATTACCAAGTCATGCTAAATTTGAAAAAGAGACTTTGTTTTTACGTGGAGACAGATCGGAATATATTGGTGTAGAGGATGAAAGGATTATTTCGAATCATTTTACCAAAGTTAAAATTGCTACTATTTCTAATTCGGGGCACTGGTTGCATGCCGAAAACCCTAAAGACTTTTTTGAAGCCGTTGTGCAGTTTATTGGGTGATTTTTTTGTACATTTAGTTGGATTATAAAAAGCAATGAGAAGCATCATTAAAAAAATCTCAACTGATATTGAAACATTTACTATGGGAATGACGTCTGATAAGTATAATAAATAAATTTAAGCAGATGAAACTCATAACAAAACTTCTCTTAAACGCTATAGCTGTATTTGTAATAGCACATTTTTTAAATGGGGTACATGTCGATGGTTATATAACAGCCATTATCGTAGCTGTTGTGTTGTCGGTGTTAAACCTGTTTGTCAAACCTGTTTTGGTGATTCTAACCTTACCAATAACCATAGTCACATTAGGTCTATTTTTATTAATAATTAATGCGTTAATTATTTTATTAGCGGATAAATTAATAGGTGGTTTTTCTGTAAATAGTATTTGGATTGCTGTATTGTTTAGTATACTACTTTCTGTTTTGCAATCCATACTTCATTCACTTTTAAAAGACGATAAAAAATAGCTTTGAATCAAGCGGTTAAAAACTTTGCTGGGATGTAAAAATGTTATATTTTTGCATCCCAATTTTGGTTACATAAATTTTAGTTTTTCAAAAGAAGACTTTATTGTTAAATGCCTGATATGAGGCTTTATATAATTTAAAATGAATATTACAAGAGAAAACGTTGATGCATTAAATGCTGTTGTGAAAGTAGATATCGCTAAAGAAGACTATAGCGATAAAGTTGAAAAAATATTAACAGACTATCGTAAAACAGCAAATATTCCTGGTTTTAGAAAAGGGCATGTGCCAATGGGGATGGTTAAAAAACAATACGGAAAAGCTGTTTTGGTAGATGAGGTTAATAAGCTATTGCAAGATGCTTTAAACAAATACCTTACTGAAGAAAAGTTAGATGTATTAGGTCAGCCATTACCAAAACCACAAGACGATATTAACTGGGATGCTGATGAATTTTCTTTTGAATTTGAATTAGGTTTAGCGCCAGATTTTGAAGTTAAATTAAAAGGGAAAAAAGCAATTACACAATATAATATTGTTGCTGATGATAAAATGATAGATGAGCAAATTGAACGTATTCAAAAACAATACGGAAAATTAGTTTCTCAAGATGTTGTTGTGAAAGACAGTGAAATTACTGGAGTTTATAAAAATGAAGAAAAAGAAATTGAAAATACGGTTACTTTAACTTTAGATAAATTTAAAGGAAAAGCAACTGAAAAACAATTTATAGGTGCTAAAGTAAATGATGTTATTACACTAAAAACTAAAGGTCTTTATGACGATGAGCATGAATTAATGCATGCTTTAAAATTAGAACATGATGAAGTACATGGTTTAGATATTGAAGTGAATTTCACAATTACAGAGATTAATGAACGTGAGTTAGCAGATTTAGATCAAGAGTTGTTTGACAAACTTTTTGGAAAAGATACTGTGACCACTGTTACCGAATTAAAAGCGAAGATAAAGGAAGATGCTGAAAAGCAATTTGTGCAGCAAGCAGATCAGAAGCTTTTAAATGATGTTACAGAATATTTAGTTGAAAATACTAAGTTCGATTTACCTGCCGAGTTTTTAACAAAGTGGATGCAAACCGCTGGAGAAAAGGAAATGGATGAAGTACAGGCAAGGGAAGAGTACGAAAAATCAGAAAAGAGTTTACGCTACCAATTAATTGAAGGAAAACTTATTGCTGATCATGATGTTCAAGTAACTAT from Flavivirga abyssicola includes the following:
- a CDS encoding phage holin family protein; the encoded protein is MKLITKLLLNAIAVFVIAHFLNGVHVDGYITAIIVAVVLSVLNLFVKPVLVILTLPITIVTLGLFLLIINALIILLADKLIGGFSVNSIWIAVLFSILLSVLQSILHSLLKDDKK
- the tig gene encoding trigger factor, translated to MNITRENVDALNAVVKVDIAKEDYSDKVEKILTDYRKTANIPGFRKGHVPMGMVKKQYGKAVLVDEVNKLLQDALNKYLTEEKLDVLGQPLPKPQDDINWDADEFSFEFELGLAPDFEVKLKGKKAITQYNIVADDKMIDEQIERIQKQYGKLVSQDVVVKDSEITGVYKNEEKEIENTVTLTLDKFKGKATEKQFIGAKVNDVITLKTKGLYDDEHELMHALKLEHDEVHGLDIEVNFTITEINERELADLDQELFDKLFGKDTVTTVTELKAKIKEDAEKQFVQQADQKLLNDVTEYLVENTKFDLPAEFLTKWMQTAGEKEMDEVQAREEYEKSEKSLRYQLIEGKLIADHDVQVTMDDIKNHAREMIKGQMAQFGQMNPSDKELDDIAARVLSNQDEARRISEQLISQKLLAVYKEKANIKVKELSYEKFVKEVYGDK